GCGGCCTGAAACTGAAAGGGTATGGAGAAAATCCCAATGAGAACGTCACCTAAGGCAAGGTTCGCAATGAAGATGTTCGTAATTGACTGCATGTTCTTGTTTTTCAAAATCACAATGATGACAAGCAAGTTTCCAAAAACGGCTAAAATGGAAATTAATCCATACAAAACAGCCAAAAGTGACAATACACCAACAGGAACTTGAAATGGACTCTCCATATTTTCCATTTGATTGGCAGTcaagtttgaaatattattcACAAACATATCAAAAGATGTATCATTGTTGTTTACACAGTTTATATCCATTATCAAAAAGAACAAGTTAAACTGTCTATCTTCCTTTGGGCCAAtacgttgttgttttttttattatcgcTATCACTTTGCAGTGATTGGTTAAACCGAATGGGTCCAGATGATGAGCGATGCTCAGTATCAATTGATTCTTGTTTTTTATCCTACACGTTGTGTGTACCGAGGCTATCCATTTAACACAGCAagagaaaaatatctaaatgtacAATGTTCACtcagataaaaacaaaacaaaacaagaaatgaTCACTCGGGTGATAGAAATTTATATTTGTGCAATTGTCTTCTTTGTCAGTGTGAGCGAGCAGGTCATCATTCAGTTAGCCTTGGCAGTTAAACTCATTAGTCTCAGAACTGAAATTTGACTTTTTCAAAACCCTAGAACAAACGATTTCAAACTAATGAGATAAGCCACACATGCTTAATATACGAAACATGATACAACATAAAGGGATCTCTTCTTAGAATAGATAAATTGTAAGCATCACAATCTGCCATGCAGGCAATGTTGCGTATTTGAAGCCAGATTGAGATTAAGAATGTATGTGTTGTATTCCTGAAATCTCGTCATAATAAACACCTATATAGACAATTTCCTTCGACATGTGATATGCAAAGAATTGGTAAACAATGATAATTTCCGTACATTGACCGgatatgatttattaaatgATCCGAAAAATGATCTCTGTAACAAAGAAGTTATAAATGCGTCTTATCCATATATCAGCATTTTAAACAGAATATaacttaaaaatatcatttagaataaaaaaaacccgaagAAATCTAGGAATCTTGTAGGAGAGGTTCTTGTTTTTTGGTTaacgtatttttaaaagatatatttttaaaacaaaaatgccaGTGATATAGTCAGTTGGGGGATTCGTATTTAAGTATGCATGTTGTGCATAGAATGAACATTCATGTGTTTACCCCCaattgaaagttaaaaaaaactttttcttaGGAACATATTTTCAAGCAGATAAGATGATACAAATGAGAGAGATCTCCTCTTACAAAGGTATCTTAAGAAATAAGTCAGTCTTTATCATTTATCTAAATGTTTATCCATCATTGCCTTACTGAGACAGCCTTTAAGTAAAGGAATGTTTGAACAAGACCTATAGTGAGAAAAGGAAGAAGGTTTCAAATCAATGTGCACATGATTCATTCATTTTTCGAGGTATAAGAGATATTTCACTTCTGGTTTTGGTGTTATCTGAAAAATGGATTACAAGCCGTTGGTATTCCTTGTCTTTATAAGTCTAGCTATCGCTAAAAAGGAAGAGAGGGGTAAGATACCATGTTCTCATAGTCCTATTGGATAAAGTAGTGtccatagataaaaaaaaaagtaattgaaatggTATTGTTATGTTTTTCAAACGAAATtctaaaattaattgatttgaaTATTCAGAAAAACAATCTGTTTACgcgtgaattaaaaaaaaagatttaaatattttaagaaattttcataacaaaatCATCCGTAAAATGCCATTTCTTAATTCAGGTACTTTgaaaaacgtttaaaaaaatgtatatatgttattACAAATGATAAGAATACTAAGTAGCAGAAATTTCCCTAATGGTTGTTttcttatgtaaaataagatatCCGAATTATAACAAGTCATGCACTTGTAGAGGTAGTTCTCGACATCAACAAACTGAGTGCCTTTGTTGGGGAGACTGGTCTACAAATCCGATGTCACGCCGATGGGAAGACAATCGTGGACCCAACATGGATGATCATCGAGTTCGCCGGGTTTCAGTCAAAACGCCCGATGTTGTACCTGTTCAAGAAAGGAGAGAGTGAGACCATTGAATGGGGCCAAGAATTCAATGTCACTCAGCTCCAGAGCCATATTGCTGTCACTGGTCAGCTAAAGGGATCCCAGTCCTTTCTACAATTAGACTTCAGTCACGTAGCCTGTGGGGATGGCGGTCGGTACACGTGTTCATATGGAGGCCTCGACAAGCAGGGGAAACTCAGGAAGTTTTCCATGTCCGGGGATTTCATCGCTCAAagtttgtattgttttatcttAAAAGACGTCACGAGTGAAGGTAGACGCGGTGTCCCGTTAATCGCTATACACAtgaagttatactgtatgcaacAAACAGGTGTTGATAAGTCATTCTAGACTGAACGGAAACACGGGAGTTGTCCCTTTTCAAAAGATATATATTGAATTGATGTGCAGCAAATTGAATGTTCCCAGTTAGATGTCAGTTATCAACCTTTGATTTACGTAGCTGTATTGATCACCTTCGATTCCGGTTTaatactaaataaaaaaaagaatgtgaCCTTGTGATACTATTTATTACAGCAAAGAAATATCGTAATAACAATAATGAGTGAATAACAATTTCAGTAAATTAAAACTTCACCTGTAAAACACTGATCATGACTATAGTCGTTGCTATCTCTCTGTAAGAATTATCCGATTGGTGCTAATTCATGGTAACCCATTCACGTTGAAGGTCGCGGCATGTGAAATGGATTCCGGTTACTGACATGTTGTGTTTCTAATTCTTTTGTAGCTATTGATGGCGGGCCACCCCGGGTTACCGTTAATGACAAAGTTACCAAATCTTTCGAATCGCTCAAAGTATCTCCCGGCGAAAAAATTCACCTTGTTTGCGAAGGTGACGTGGGGAAACCACGCATTCCCGTGTTTTGGATTCTAGACGAAATTCCTAAACCTCAGAGAGTTTTAGACGAGAAAGACGGCGTAAAACAAGGTGAAAATCATCAGTAGCTTATCGAGAGAATTAGAGAATGTTGTATTGTAAGGGGAAGGGGAGGGGGGTAGAAAACGAGAGGAGTACAGCaaaaaaagtacaatttttCTGATCCATATATTATCTTCATAATATTCCAAAACAATTCTTTGAATTACCTAAGGGATTATATATACAAGTGCAATAGATAAATTGTCTTTGGCGTTAACATTTTTAACATGATCACATACTAGTGGCaattgtggtttttttaaacAGGTGTTGAACAATTGTTTTGGTTCTTTTACTTGTTAAAATTCGTTCTCTTTTCAGGTCTTTCGATCATACCAGATGATAACCTATGTTCGTTCAGATCACGGGTACATCTTTACTACGAGATGAAGAATAGCATGGCCATAATAACGTGTAAAATAGCTTTCCGACAGGTCCATATTTTTCTTCACCCGTAACTTATTTCTCAGCAAAGTCGACAGACTTTGGACAGTACTCGGATGGAGGCAGTAGATAATCTTATAACCAATTATCGAGACACTGATTGAGAAAACTGTGGCGGTTGTGAATTCTATTTAGAGTTTACAGTGGTTGAATTATTCCAAATATTGTAGCTGATGGATATCGGAAATAGATACCCGTTTTAATCAATcaatattaaacatataaataattaCAGGTACTTTATTGATTCCTTCTTGCATTGTATCTGCAtcgatcaattttttttgtcttcaagcTGTCGAGAGTGTCATTGAGGCAGATCGTGAAACTCTTGATATTTTCGCAgtcctttctttatttaaattttatagcGAAAGAACTATTCTTAATTCACGTTATCCTAttgtaatttattaattaaaacttCGATTTCTATATACTCACagataagatttattttttctaaatggAAGGGAccaattatcttttttttaattattttcaccaaagattcTCTTTTGAACGACAAAAGACACACATTAGGTAAAAAtctgttaaaggggcatggtcacgattttggtcaaatattatttttccgattttaatatttacaatgcttcagaaaggcatttttaataggcaaccgaaatttgagtgtcatttgttgagttataagcgagttacagagcttgaaattcttcgttatgtaaacaaagcctttgttaacattttgaacgttgaagtaaaaatttcagttttaaacctaaaacgaatgtattaaacgttaggaactgtttatctatgcttaaaaagatagacaaataagctggaaaaagattttttactggtatattgaaccaatgtaaacaaaaaacaggctagccttgtttacatgacaaagaattagCTTGCTTATAACTGTACGAGTGACTCTcagattttatttgatcattagaaatgcatttctaaagcattgtaaatagtAAAAACATAGAATAGAAttagaccaaaatcgtgaccatgcccctttaagttgAAACAAACACATGATTAGAGTGTGTGACGTACTTTTCTacgaaaaaatatattaataaggaattttaaagctttatcaGTCTaacacttaaaataaaattatttgaattctgAGGGACAGTAATTGTACCTAACACTGATGTAAAAAGATTGGCAATTCATGTGTTCCTTAACGTCCTTCATAGGTGTATAAACAAACTGGAATATTAATATTGAACTATAAAAAACACCCGCTTCTCAACGCTGCGACCCGGGTTCGATCCCCAGTAGTGATCGACAGTAGTTGggggtcgcccgcttggacacgtgggtttttCCTCGGGCACTCCGGCTTCCTCGCACATCATTACCCTCTCGCACTAACATCCGTGTCAACGGGAGATATTGATTTAAGTCCAGGATCCACGTCACCAagtttcctcaagtcaatactcagccttaAGTCTGATGTTTGACCCCAAATTCTtggacttttcttttaaaaacttgagAACTGAAGTATATTTTACTTGCATACCTCCTACTAAAACATACACTGCCAATTCATCGTtgatatttctatttttgtCTTCTTTGTACCCATTTTAATAACAAGTGTGATATTTAGTAATAGCATCAGATATAATGCTGTTAAGATGTGAAAATGTATGGGCTCTCTGCCTTAATTAACTGCGCTAGTAATGTCATTTTAATTGGCGAACATGAAGTAAGAGTCAAGTCATGACGAGGAAAGAAAttacattttgtaaactgtttaTTGGAATTGTAATAATATTACACAAGAATGTAACACCAAATGTagcttaaataatttttgaatggGACATTTCCTCTTATTATATAAGTAAGTCATTCGACATGTAAATACGCTTCCAGTTGCAGTATGTGACCATATGGGATTTTAATGTACAGGTCTAccttatagctagattgtgtttgaaatgcaataatagccgggtaattacgtcactttaggcggggaaattccccgcctcccgggtcttagagacaaccccgGGCCAACTTGCGATACTCGATATCTTACTTTTTGCTAATTTGAAGGAAAACAATGAACCGAATGCGCGTGATGTCATGTATATTCCCTACAAAGTCAGAGCAAAAGTTTAGTTTAGTTAATTAGGCTAAGCACCAAAAACATACATGGTTTACTggtgtaaataaaatatgaataaatgaataatcaATGTATACATTCATAAACGTACAAATACGCACTCATACCCGCCATAAACAGATATTGCTTAACACAAACATTTTccgttaaatttgtaaatatacaatatagttgaattacagttttaaaaaattattttcaagaaaagcCCATATATTAATTACTTCTTATTTCTTGAACTAAGAGTAATTAAACAAGctagaaattaacaaaataatacaatattttcagAAGTACTTTTCTTGGGATAGTAAAATGTAGACAAAAGCGTCATACAGATATAAGGAATAAggcatcattctttgagtattatgaggtgataattttggtcggggcgtgatcaaatcccgaagggctttatgatagatttgatcacgccccgaccgaaattatcacctcataatattcaaagaatgattccttattacttatatttatataattttaagcaatcgtacgattaaatatttaatataaataagcaaatcccgctggcgcctcaatttggcgtcatttgtattataggttatatagtacaaaatcgatatgtagtgttatcacaggcaaagacactggaaaatgtaaatatacttgtGTATGTTACATTTGGATAAACTTAAAAAGAGTTCCttattgcataaaaaaaaaccaaaaatatcaTGGAGTTTGTTTAACTTCAAaagttaaaaagttttataaaagttAAATGGCAACAGTTCCAATACACTATTATGATTTCTTACATTTCATAGAACATACTCTAATTCCTATAGCTGTGTTAACCCGCTGCCAATTAAACATAATGATATGAAGTGTCTGAATGGTGTATTTCTTACAGACATGGATtgtagttgacctaatatggtACAAACCTGCTCAGTATAGAACCTATATGGAGATTTCAAAAGCTTCGTGGAATTTACTGACCATATATACCTAAATCATTTAAGGTCAACTGCAATATGTCTGAAAAAATTGACTTAAATCGATGAACAAACATCGATCATACCTTGGTTTTGGACTTGGAAACGCAGGACTTGTTGAGGTGGGACTGGCGTTTGTTTATACCATGGCCCCGGATGTAGTCACAGTCGGGCGTCCTCTGATCGGAGAACTAGAACCAATGCAATTTATCAAATGGTGATCCTGGGGGTGTTATTTGgaccaaaatattaatatagCGGTCACATGACATGCAAGAAAGTGTTGATAAAGCTTCCAGTTTCCACCTAAATTACTTCATAAGATTAAAAATGGATctgaaaaatacacatacaattCGACGAAATAATAAATCTTAGCACACTTTCGCTCCAAATATCTTTCCAAAAAGATGACATATAATTATTCGTAATACAGTAGATGCTGTGTTAGTGTAAACATTAGTCTAGTTTATCAGAATGTTTTGGCCGCCCATTCAATATCAAGGGATTTACACCTTGTAAGCATTTAACCCCCTTAATTAGGAAGTGATTACGTTTTCGTGACTTTGCGAACAATCTCTTAACCTGCATACCCTGACTTAGATTACGAAAGTTTGAGAACTAGGTCCTCCATTTTTTGCTATTCATCATCAATCATAAAACATGGTCCTCTCGGTGTAAACTGTTATACAACGCCACAATAACACATGTACCGATAAGGCCAGTTTCAGTGACAATGTTTTGGATTCTACTTTGTTTGACCATAACGTCTGTGTCGGGTAGCTGGACAAACCAGGGTAAGAAAattattaacatattttcattccaaacatttttttttgtcttgaaTCGAGTTTAAATTGTATGTCAAATATAACTTGATATGCTTCCATAAGAAAAGTTTTTAATGGCAATTTCTATTATCTTATTCCATGTgctttttatcatattttagaaattattaATTGGTATTTTTTGGTTGGCAAATTGCCTTGTATTGATACATTAAAAATGCCTAAACGatgaaatgttacatgtataataatagtatatatatataatatgtgttATAAATAGTTCATAGATTTGATAAGATTGCGAGAAGTTggtatacgaaatttccaaaaTTGGGTTATGTTATACAGAAAATGACCAAGGACTACCTGCGTTGCCTAAATATAGACGTGCATGAccttaatttaatatttatctaaTGCTTTAGTCCGGATTAAGATGATGTATGATTTTAGTCTGGATTAAGATGATGTATGATTTTCAAACATAGAAACATGGGCAAAACAAGGtacttataaattaaaagaCAGCGTTTTTAAACCTCAAAGGTTCGTGGCAACTGGGAAAGGCCGTGGGGACGGGcgacgaccccccccccttttttttgcatttttgtgTGCAAATCTACCTTTTACTCAAGTGACATACATAAAAGCTTATTCAAAAGCAAACTAGGATATCAATTCTTTTGTAAATTGGAATGTATATAGATATATCGAAATGCAgactgatataaatcaaaataagagGGTTGTTGATAGTGTAGCACTCCTTGTCACAATCATTTTCTTCCCTGGGGAGGGGGGAAGATTTCGAGCTCGAGTTTTGAGAAAGAGGGTTTTTTTCCAAGACTTTTGGGGATAGTCTCTCACCCACCAACTTGCTTCTGTGATCACGTGACTGCATGGGAGAATGTCAGTATATGGGTCAATGACACAGCCTTCAGTATTCggccatacatgtatatcgaacACACAAACCGGTCAGATCTCGCAGTGGAATCGGTCATACAAAATCATGTATATAGTAAACACAAAGCGGTCATGTCTCACAGTGGAATCGGTTATACAAAATCATGTATACAGTAAACACAAACCGGTCAGATCTTAAAGTGGAATCggtcatacatgtaaatagtaaACACACACCGGTCAAGTCTCACACTcgtttttattgattaaaccgtaatctttttttaaaaatattttttcaaagtttgttTCTAGACAAGCAACCTCAACTGCTTTTTGGCAGTGTGGGTGGGggtaaataaaaagatatgtaAACTTGTTGGTGTATTACCTCATCGAATGACCCCAGAATTTATCTCGAAACTAAAGGCTTTCAAagttttcaaaacattataCCTTAAGAAGGTTACATCTACTATTTCATGatgttttttattcaatttttaatttgctttaaTTATATGTTAGTGATAATTACTGTAATAAaacaatgtaattttcttttactttGAGAAAGTTGTAGTATAATTTGCAGCCCTGCTCTCTGCTTGTATTaaaacacttttttgtaaatgcACGGAGTATCTCTAAAATCTAGTACCCGATATTCGGAGAGCTATTTTTATTTCGTAAATGAGAACGCGTCGCCATCAatggtctttttttttcttcataaaactGTGCATTATGGCTGTCAAATT
This portion of the Magallana gigas chromosome 7, xbMagGiga1.1, whole genome shotgun sequence genome encodes:
- the LOC105325433 gene encoding uncharacterized protein; the protein is MDYKPLVFLVFISLAIAKKEEREVVLDINKLSAFVGETGLQIRCHADGKTIVDPTWMIIEFAGFQSKRPMLYLFKKGESETIEWGQEFNVTQLQSHIAVTGQLKGSQSFLQLDFSHVACGDGGRYTCSYGGLDKQGKLRKFSMSGDFIAQTIDGGPPRVTVNDKVTKSFESLKVSPGEKIHLVCEGDVGKPRIPVFWILDEIPKPQRVLDEKDGVKQGLSIIPDDNLCSFRSRVHLYYEMKNSMAIITCKIAFRQVHIFLHP